From the Acaryochloris thomasi RCC1774 genome, one window contains:
- the trmFO gene encoding FADH(2)-oxidizing methylenetetrahydrofolate--tRNA-(uracil(54)-C(5))-methyltransferase TrmFO, giving the protein MAEVDSLLTPDPIHVIGGGLAGTEAAWQIARAGLPVILHEMRPLEKSPAHHTEHLAELVCSNSFGAKSSDRAAGLLHTELRQLGSIIIEKADEHEVPAGGALAVDRAVFSENLTQTLAQHPLIELRRDEVREIPKDGIAVLTTGPLTSAALEVDLRQFTGQDYLSFFDAASPIIVGESINRDVAFLASRYDRGEAAYLNCPFNREQYLTFWQALCEAEQAELKDFERETAKFFEACLPVEEMAQRGEDTLRYGPMKPVGLFDVRLGDFKAPENQQHRPYAIVQLRQEDKAGKLWNMVGFQTNLRWGEQKRVFRMIPGLEQAEFVRMGVMHRNTFLNAPELLHPSLQFKQRPTLLAAGQLVGTEGYTAAAAGGWLAGTNAARIARGLEPVVLPPTTMNGALFEFISSASPKHFQPMPPNFGIIPELAQRVKKKKDRYGAYRDRALTDLTAWIAEPQPLTQRVLA; this is encoded by the coding sequence ATGGCTGAAGTTGATTCATTGCTGACCCCAGACCCCATCCACGTCATTGGAGGCGGTCTAGCTGGGACTGAAGCGGCATGGCAAATTGCCCGTGCTGGATTGCCCGTCATTTTGCACGAGATGCGGCCTTTAGAGAAAAGTCCGGCCCACCATACTGAGCATTTGGCCGAGCTGGTGTGCAGTAATTCCTTTGGGGCCAAGTCGAGCGATCGCGCCGCAGGCTTACTCCATACTGAGCTACGCCAGCTCGGTTCTATCATTATTGAAAAAGCTGACGAACATGAAGTACCGGCCGGGGGAGCCTTAGCTGTCGATCGAGCGGTGTTCAGTGAAAATCTGACGCAGACTTTAGCGCAGCATCCTCTCATTGAACTGCGTCGAGATGAAGTGCGAGAGATCCCGAAAGATGGCATTGCTGTCTTGACGACGGGACCGTTGACGAGTGCCGCACTAGAGGTAGATCTGCGGCAGTTCACGGGGCAGGACTATCTCAGCTTTTTTGACGCTGCCAGCCCCATTATCGTGGGCGAGTCGATTAACCGTGACGTCGCCTTTTTAGCCTCTCGCTACGATCGGGGTGAGGCCGCGTATCTTAATTGTCCCTTTAATAGAGAACAGTATTTGACGTTTTGGCAGGCCCTTTGTGAGGCAGAACAAGCAGAACTCAAAGACTTCGAGCGAGAGACGGCTAAGTTTTTCGAAGCCTGCTTACCCGTGGAAGAAATGGCGCAGCGCGGTGAAGATACGCTGCGCTACGGCCCGATGAAGCCTGTGGGGTTATTCGATGTGCGCCTCGGTGATTTCAAAGCACCTGAAAATCAGCAGCATCGCCCCTATGCCATTGTTCAGCTCCGTCAAGAAGATAAAGCTGGCAAGCTATGGAACATGGTGGGCTTCCAGACAAACCTGCGCTGGGGTGAGCAAAAGCGAGTTTTCCGGATGATTCCGGGGCTAGAGCAGGCGGAGTTTGTACGCATGGGTGTGATGCATCGCAATACGTTTTTGAATGCGCCGGAACTGCTACACCCCAGCCTCCAGTTCAAGCAGCGTCCAACGCTACTGGCGGCGGGGCAACTGGTGGGCACTGAAGGCTACACGGCGGCGGCGGCAGGTGGCTGGCTAGCGGGAACCAATGCAGCTCGGATTGCCCGAGGGTTAGAGCCAGTGGTACTACCTCCCACAACTATGAACGGTGCCTTGTTTGAGTTCATTAGTTCAGCATCGCCCAAGCACTTTCAGCCGATGCCGCCCAACTTTGGGATTATTCCTGAACTGGCCCAGCGGGTGAAAAAGAAAAAAGATCGGTATGGGGCCTATCGCGATCGCGCTCTAACCGACTTGACTGCCTGGATTGCTGAACCGCAACCGTTGACGCAGCGGGTTCTGGCCTAA
- the ruvB gene encoding Holliday junction branch migration DNA helicase RuvB produces the protein MAIVSSKQSSQPDKSPKRSQVKEPKASAVDAPILQPEADPAERQVKQDEKLRPQQLGEYLGQQELKDVLKIAIQASQSRKEALDHLLLYGPPGLGKTTIALILASEMGVTCKVTSAPALERPRDIVGLLVNLQAGDILFIDEIHRLSRMTEELLYPAMEDFRLDITIGKGQSARIRSLPLPPFTLVGATTRVGALSSPLRDRFGFVQRLRFYEPDELSQIVLRTADILKTQVTDQAALEIARRARGTPRIANRLLKRVRDYAEVKKKLIIDPQVATEALELFNVDPCGLDWTDRRLLTVMIEHYNGGPVGVDAIAAATGEDSQTIEEVYEPYLLQIGYLNRTPRGRVATPAAWKHLGYQPPEQQMSLLR, from the coding sequence ATGGCTATTGTCTCTTCCAAACAATCTTCCCAGCCGGATAAGTCGCCGAAGCGATCGCAAGTCAAGGAGCCGAAAGCATCTGCTGTAGATGCACCGATTCTGCAACCGGAAGCAGATCCCGCAGAGCGCCAGGTCAAGCAGGATGAAAAGCTTCGACCTCAGCAGCTCGGAGAGTACTTGGGACAGCAGGAACTCAAAGATGTACTCAAAATTGCGATTCAAGCTTCTCAATCTCGAAAAGAAGCCTTAGATCATCTATTACTCTACGGTCCACCTGGCTTAGGTAAAACGACGATCGCACTCATTTTGGCCTCGGAAATGGGAGTGACCTGTAAGGTAACCAGCGCCCCTGCCTTAGAACGTCCCCGCGACATTGTCGGTTTACTCGTCAATCTGCAGGCGGGCGATATTCTGTTTATCGATGAAATCCATCGTCTCTCGCGGATGACAGAGGAGCTGCTGTATCCAGCGATGGAGGATTTTCGGTTAGATATCACGATTGGCAAGGGGCAATCAGCCCGGATTCGGAGTCTGCCGCTGCCGCCCTTTACGCTGGTGGGGGCCACAACGCGGGTGGGGGCACTCAGTTCCCCCCTGCGCGATCGCTTCGGTTTTGTCCAGCGATTACGCTTTTATGAACCCGATGAGCTGAGTCAAATTGTATTGCGAACTGCCGATATTCTGAAAACACAGGTGACGGACCAGGCGGCGTTAGAAATTGCCCGCCGCGCCAGGGGAACGCCGCGCATTGCCAATCGATTGCTGAAGCGAGTCCGGGACTATGCAGAGGTCAAGAAAAAACTCATTATTGACCCACAGGTTGCAACTGAAGCGCTGGAGCTATTCAATGTTGATCCCTGTGGTCTGGACTGGACCGACCGACGATTATTGACGGTGATGATTGAGCATTACAACGGGGGACCGGTTGGCGTGGATGCAATAGCCGCCGCCACGGGCGAAGATTCCCAAACGATTGAAGAGGTCTACGAACCCTATCTATTACAGATTGGCTATCTCAACCGGACGCCTCGTGGGCGCGTGGCTACACCTGCTGCTTGGAAGCATTTAGGGTATCAACCCCCAGAACAGCAAATGTCTTTATTGAGGTAG
- a CDS encoding ATP-binding response regulator has translation MSLETHLNLLIVDDDDVDRMAVRRALKNADFPFRITEACDCSSATEALEQQTFHCMLLDYLLPDGNALSLIQTLRKEGQNLPIVVLTGQGDEQVAVEVMKAGASDYLAKAKVSPTQLSKIIQGAIRLYEAEIQVVQTNRLLRETNERLKVKTRQLEQQRQQIHSQNLQLMKASQLKSQFLATMSHEIRTPMNAIMGFSQILMQGNKGKLTDSQHSMAQRIFDNSSNLLGLLNKLLDFSKLESGRSEVMSAPVNVAKLVLATTEELRSLADQKHLKLITKIQLEDKKIETDADRLRQILVNLVSNAIKFTESGQIEVQLSEETEDRVAIAIQDTGIGIAPQHRDHIFEAFCQVDQTTTRQQAGTGLGLAITRSLVELLQGEIQVESTLGSGSTFLVILPRYLDLATDQDFKEAAVSAIPSSFI, from the coding sequence GTGTCTTTAGAAACGCATTTAAATCTATTAATTGTTGACGATGACGACGTTGATCGCATGGCTGTGCGACGGGCGCTGAAGAATGCTGACTTCCCTTTTCGCATCACCGAAGCCTGCGACTGTTCTAGTGCGACCGAAGCGTTAGAGCAGCAGACCTTTCACTGCATGCTGCTGGACTATCTGCTGCCAGATGGCAACGCACTCTCACTGATTCAGACTTTGCGCAAGGAAGGTCAAAACCTGCCGATTGTTGTGTTAACAGGGCAGGGAGATGAGCAGGTTGCAGTGGAGGTGATGAAGGCGGGAGCTTCGGACTATCTCGCGAAGGCAAAGGTTTCACCCACGCAGCTCTCTAAAATTATCCAGGGGGCGATCCGGCTCTATGAAGCTGAGATTCAGGTCGTACAGACGAACCGGCTACTGCGGGAAACAAACGAGCGCCTGAAGGTTAAGACGAGGCAGCTTGAGCAGCAGCGCCAGCAGATTCATTCACAAAACCTACAGTTGATGAAGGCGTCTCAGCTTAAGTCGCAGTTTTTAGCCACCATGTCCCATGAGATTCGGACGCCGATGAATGCGATCATGGGGTTCTCGCAAATCCTGATGCAGGGGAACAAGGGAAAACTAACAGACTCGCAGCACAGCATGGCGCAGCGTATCTTTGACAACAGCAGCAATTTGCTGGGGCTGCTCAATAAGCTTTTAGATTTTTCAAAACTTGAGTCTGGCCGATCTGAGGTCATGTCTGCGCCGGTAAACGTGGCAAAGCTGGTGCTAGCGACGACAGAAGAACTGCGTTCCTTGGCCGATCAGAAGCATCTAAAGCTGATCACTAAGATTCAGCTTGAGGATAAAAAAATAGAGACTGATGCCGATCGCTTAAGGCAAATTCTGGTAAATTTGGTTTCGAACGCCATCAAGTTTACTGAATCCGGTCAAATTGAGGTCCAACTCTCGGAAGAGACTGAGGATCGAGTTGCGATCGCAATTCAAGATACGGGCATTGGTATTGCGCCCCAGCACCGCGATCATATCTTTGAAGCCTTCTGTCAGGTCGACCAGACCACCACTCGCCAGCAAGCCGGTACCGGTTTAGGGTTGGCGATTACCCGGTCGTTAGTCGAGTTACTGCAGGGAGAGATTCAGGTTGAGAGCACATTAGGATCTGGCTCTACCTTTCTCGTGATTTTGCCCCGCTATCTTGATCTCGCCACTGATCAAGACTTCAAGGAAGCTGCCGTATCGGCAATTCCTTCATCTTTTATATGA
- a CDS encoding hybrid sensor histidine kinase/response regulator encodes MLPARILAVDDSPDNLLLLETLLEDLDEYELTCVENGLKALEFIHHSPPDLILLDVMMPGIDGYEVAQRIRSNEQLPFIPILLLTAHEQSSVVTGLDAGADDFIRKPFQIGELMARIRALLRLKYSIDEQQKMLRQRDDFVARMTHDLRTPLIAANRMLQFCLKGSFGQSLADISPALSNIVDSNDNLLQMVNTLLEVYRHEAGRKQLTLSQVNLYELCQEVMQTLQALADEKQLTLAIQADEDDFCIQGDCMELRRVITNLVGNAIKFTQKGSVALHLDCETTPQRRVVLQVQDTGAGIEPEMQHVVFEWFRQGAHVKGGSGLGLHLVHRIVALHHGTVSVQSQVGEGSTFTVSLPSQQV; translated from the coding sequence ATGCTCCCTGCCCGAATCTTGGCCGTTGACGATTCTCCCGATAATCTACTGCTGCTGGAAACCTTACTCGAAGACCTTGATGAATATGAGTTAACCTGTGTCGAAAATGGTTTAAAAGCGCTGGAGTTTATCCATCATTCGCCGCCCGACTTGATTCTGTTAGACGTGATGATGCCGGGCATAGATGGATACGAAGTGGCTCAGAGAATCCGCAGTAATGAGCAACTGCCCTTCATTCCCATTTTGTTGCTGACGGCTCATGAACAATCGAGCGTCGTCACCGGATTGGATGCCGGAGCCGACGATTTCATTCGTAAGCCCTTTCAGATCGGTGAGCTGATGGCTCGGATTCGGGCCTTACTGCGTCTTAAGTATAGTATTGACGAACAGCAGAAAATGCTGCGCCAGCGGGATGATTTTGTTGCCCGTATGACCCACGATCTGCGAACCCCTCTGATTGCCGCGAACCGAATGCTGCAGTTTTGTCTCAAGGGCAGCTTCGGCCAGTCACTCGCCGACATTAGCCCCGCCCTGAGCAATATTGTTGACAGCAATGACAACCTTTTGCAGATGGTGAACACGCTGCTAGAGGTCTATCGCCACGAAGCAGGTCGTAAGCAGTTAACCCTGAGTCAGGTGAATTTATATGAGCTGTGCCAAGAGGTGATGCAAACGCTGCAGGCATTAGCTGATGAAAAGCAGTTAACCCTTGCGATCCAGGCTGACGAAGATGATTTCTGCATCCAGGGGGACTGTATGGAACTGCGTCGCGTGATCACTAATCTCGTTGGCAATGCGATCAAGTTTACGCAAAAGGGTTCCGTTGCCCTGCACCTAGATTGTGAGACTACCCCACAGAGAAGGGTCGTTCTGCAGGTGCAAGATACAGGTGCTGGAATAGAGCCCGAGATGCAGCACGTTGTTTTTGAATGGTTCCGTCAGGGAGCGCACGTCAAAGGGGGGAGTGGTCTAGGGCTGCATCTTGTACACCGGATTGTTGCTCTCCATCATGGGACCGTCAGCGTTCAGTCTCAAGTGGGTGAGGGCAGTACGTTTACGGTGTCGCTACCCAGTCAGCAAGTTTAA
- a CDS encoding response regulator translates to MEDKTVNLLLVEDDAVDVMNVQRAFKKNNITNPLCVAENGLEALQMLRGEEGQPPVVPGHRRLVLLDLNMPKMNGIEFLQELRADPELQMTPVIVLTTSDDDRDRVEAYRLNVAGYILKPVTFSNFVEVMAALNKFWTLCEMP, encoded by the coding sequence ATGGAAGATAAAACCGTCAATCTGCTGCTGGTTGAGGATGATGCTGTTGATGTCATGAATGTTCAACGAGCATTTAAGAAAAACAACATCACCAATCCTCTCTGCGTTGCGGAAAACGGTCTAGAAGCCTTGCAGATGCTGCGGGGGGAAGAGGGGCAGCCTCCCGTGGTCCCAGGTCATCGGCGTTTGGTGCTGCTGGACCTCAATATGCCAAAAATGAATGGTATTGAATTTCTGCAGGAGCTGCGTGCTGATCCTGAGCTTCAGATGACACCTGTGATTGTTCTCACGACGTCTGATGATGATCGAGATCGTGTGGAAGCCTATCGCCTCAATGTTGCCGGTTACATTCTCAAGCCCGTTACCTTTAGTAACTTTGTCGAGGTTATGGCTGCATTGAATAAGTTTTGGACTCTTTGTGAAATGCCGTAG
- a CDS encoding thioredoxin family protein encodes MNTAPETRVPEIQDSDFEALLNSNTLVLVDFMVSWCGPCRKVSRFMEKLAETFDGKITIVKIDTEKNREIPQQFEVSRLPEVLLFKNGELVERILGAKPQSTFAEAVTKHL; translated from the coding sequence ATGAACACAGCACCAGAAACTCGAGTTCCAGAGATTCAAGATAGCGACTTCGAAGCACTGCTAAACAGCAACACTCTCGTCCTCGTTGACTTTATGGTTTCGTGGTGTGGTCCCTGCCGAAAAGTCAGTCGCTTCATGGAAAAACTGGCAGAGACCTTCGATGGGAAAATCACGATCGTTAAAATAGATACCGAAAAGAATCGAGAAATCCCGCAGCAGTTTGAGGTTTCTCGTCTGCCGGAGGTTCTTCTGTTCAAGAATGGAGAGCTAGTCGAGCGCATTCTCGGTGCCAAGCCCCAAAGCACATTTGCAGAGGCCGTGACCAAGCATCTGTAA
- a CDS encoding bestrophin family protein, with protein sequence MVITAEKLEKPNWFTTTFKLQGSIVPMIFPRVLLFCGLAAGVSLLYTSDLPIYLEKLGELTTNVIYNLILGLLIVFRTNTSYDRFWEGRKAWGSLVVNTRNLAQELQVALSGNEQEKQDAIRLLSAFAIATKLHLRDEDINDELKEQVTPAQLQQLETAKHRPLIIVFWIRSYLQQQMKEGNIIEAQVASANVMLNSLVEGISGCERIVTTPIPVAYRIFLKRLILIYCIGLPFRVVPEITWWSIPVMAIVSFLLLGVEEVGRELENPFGYGANDLPLDTICGAIVNTIENTLSLGKPVLPEKELQALSS encoded by the coding sequence ATGGTGATTACGGCAGAGAAGCTTGAGAAGCCTAACTGGTTTACGACGACCTTCAAGCTTCAAGGCTCGATTGTCCCGATGATTTTCCCGCGCGTTCTTTTGTTCTGCGGTTTGGCTGCCGGTGTCTCGCTGCTGTATACCTCTGACCTACCGATCTATTTAGAAAAGCTGGGTGAACTCACCACGAACGTTATCTATAACCTCATCCTCGGCTTGCTGATTGTATTTCGCACCAATACCTCCTACGACCGTTTCTGGGAAGGGCGCAAAGCGTGGGGATCTTTAGTGGTCAACACCCGCAACCTAGCCCAAGAACTGCAGGTTGCACTCTCAGGCAATGAACAAGAGAAACAAGACGCCATTCGATTGCTGTCGGCCTTTGCGATCGCAACCAAGCTCCACCTCCGCGACGAAGACATTAACGATGAACTCAAGGAGCAAGTAACACCTGCCCAACTCCAGCAGCTTGAAACAGCCAAGCATCGTCCCCTGATCATTGTTTTCTGGATCCGCAGCTATCTGCAACAGCAGATGAAAGAGGGCAACATTATTGAAGCCCAGGTTGCATCCGCCAATGTCATGCTCAATAGCTTAGTCGAAGGCATTAGTGGTTGTGAACGGATTGTGACAACACCCATCCCCGTTGCCTACCGGATTTTTCTCAAGCGCCTGATTTTGATTTACTGCATTGGCCTCCCCTTCCGGGTCGTGCCTGAAATAACCTGGTGGTCAATCCCAGTCATGGCAATTGTCAGCTTTTTGCTGCTGGGCGTTGAAGAGGTTGGCCGAGAGCTTGAGAACCCCTTTGGCTATGGCGCTAACGACTTGCCCCTAGACACTATCTGTGGCGCGATTGTAAACACTATCGAAAACACGCTTTCTCTCGGAAAGCCAGTCTTGCCAGAAAAAGAACTTCAGGCTCTCTCCTCATAG
- a CDS encoding sulfotransferase domain-containing protein: protein MNQDLVKVQSKNQGIIVHALHKSASMFLYRLFQDLSKEKGISFYSANNKPSDREEVSADMDDSFCLCPERNFNINEYEFNRLNKTIHILQVRDPRDILVSQYFSFGWIHNLKPSDEKTERELIQSMSIDEYVLQATTDSTFHNLLERYTPILEIARSKNPDTIIVKYEDMVTNFNRWLPSIIDVFNFNPIQSKILLTKYLFKHRNSFNPPKTEKQAHKRKITPGDHKNKLKPETIEKLNEMFAEILQECNYLS, encoded by the coding sequence ATGAACCAAGATTTAGTCAAAGTGCAGTCTAAGAATCAAGGCATTATTGTACATGCGCTTCATAAAAGTGCTTCAATGTTTTTATATCGCCTATTTCAAGATTTATCAAAAGAAAAAGGTATCTCTTTCTATTCTGCTAACAACAAGCCTAGCGATAGAGAAGAAGTAAGCGCTGACATGGACGATAGTTTCTGCTTATGTCCAGAGCGAAACTTCAATATTAATGAATATGAGTTCAATCGGCTCAACAAAACTATCCATATTCTTCAGGTTCGAGACCCTAGAGATATCCTAGTATCGCAATATTTCTCCTTTGGATGGATACATAATCTCAAGCCTAGTGACGAGAAGACTGAGCGAGAACTCATACAGTCAATGTCTATTGATGAATACGTCTTACAGGCAACGACCGACTCAACTTTTCACAACTTGCTAGAGAGATATACTCCTATCTTAGAGATAGCAAGATCCAAAAATCCTGACACTATAATCGTCAAATATGAAGACATGGTGACGAACTTCAATCGTTGGTTGCCAAGCATTATAGACGTCTTCAATTTCAATCCAATACAATCGAAGATTTTGCTAACAAAATATCTGTTTAAACACCGAAATTCTTTCAACCCTCCAAAGACTGAAAAACAAGCTCATAAAAGAAAGATTACCCCTGGCGACCACAAAAACAAATTAAAACCAGAGACAATCGAGAAACTCAATGAAATGTTTGCAGAGATTTTACAGGAGTGTAACTATCTTTCATAG
- a CDS encoding DUF6918 family protein, with product MGLSNSIQDRETQAKIAEECAQLMDEQVATKKGISGLAIKTAYRALKGLGPGYVPRALQGLLPPALRAVEPMWDEGLRAGDPVEHLSQNREQTAEVLLGVTDTKISKAQNKIVIAAYKKVRKSVKGDVEEAVPGLAKIINNHTNN from the coding sequence ATGGGGTTGAGCAACAGCATTCAAGATCGAGAGACCCAGGCCAAAATCGCAGAAGAGTGTGCCCAGCTCATGGACGAACAAGTTGCGACCAAGAAGGGCATCTCAGGTCTAGCCATAAAAACCGCCTATCGCGCCCTCAAAGGTCTTGGCCCTGGCTACGTTCCCAGAGCACTGCAGGGCTTGTTACCACCTGCCTTGAGAGCCGTCGAACCCATGTGGGATGAGGGCCTTCGCGCAGGGGATCCGGTGGAGCACCTCAGCCAGAATCGTGAGCAAACAGCAGAGGTTCTGCTCGGGGTGACGGATACAAAAATCAGCAAGGCGCAAAACAAAATCGTGATCGCGGCCTATAAAAAGGTCCGCAAGTCAGTAAAGGGCGACGTGGAAGAGGCCGTGCCAGGGCTGGCTAAGATTATCAACAATCACACCAATAATTAA
- a CDS encoding DUF1830 domain-containing protein, which produces MIKLNAEFTYSYKNKGDLIQVIRLCGNPGAEFERTLAPGQSFVFEAAPQAKLEVCTHHNAASIVCDRIPCQQLSRIEAV; this is translated from the coding sequence ATGATCAAGCTCAACGCTGAATTTACTTATTCCTACAAAAATAAGGGCGATCTCATTCAAGTGATCCGCCTTTGTGGCAATCCTGGGGCTGAGTTTGAGCGAACGCTGGCTCCAGGACAGTCCTTTGTCTTTGAGGCTGCACCTCAGGCAAAGCTAGAGGTTTGTACACATCACAATGCTGCGTCTATTGTTTGCGATCGCATCCCTTGTCAGCAGTTGAGTCGAATAGAAGCCGTTTGA
- a CDS encoding S-layer homology domain-containing protein, producing MSSLFRRSAALVGGALVAIATPASAQDASFSDVNFSYWARPFIEELASKDIIKGFPDGSFKPNEPVTRAQFAAIVRQAFDQKAVRRYTAFNDVPSDFWAAPAVRKAYTTGFMSGYPGGKFEPTQRIPRVQALVSLSSGLELESPANTDKMLGMYQDAADIPDYANQGISAATAKGLVVNHPNVKYLNPNQSATRADVAAFVYQALVKQGQLQPIAAGSKTANYIVQATAPSQAAAQPEKPAANQPAGLLVAQGTDIALKYPGNAGTKIVVAPGETYETSLLVAQDITNANGRVLIPADSRIMGRFVPQNINGTTPATQFVADKLMVGNKSYPLNATSNPQVAVNETELKSTDLRTAVTSAAARTAVESALGRPVSVGNVLQNALGTQSPSTANNSVIVIDPNQLTLTTRAGLRVTAQK from the coding sequence ATGAGTTCTTTGTTTCGACGATCTGCAGCACTTGTGGGAGGAGCTTTAGTTGCGATCGCAACACCCGCATCGGCTCAAGACGCATCTTTTTCTGATGTGAACTTCAGCTACTGGGCGAGACCCTTTATTGAGGAGCTGGCCTCCAAAGATATTATTAAGGGGTTTCCTGACGGCAGCTTTAAGCCCAACGAACCTGTGACGCGCGCGCAGTTCGCAGCCATTGTCCGCCAAGCCTTTGATCAAAAGGCTGTCCGCCGGTACACAGCCTTTAATGACGTGCCGTCCGACTTCTGGGCCGCACCAGCTGTCAGGAAAGCCTACACCACCGGCTTCATGAGTGGCTATCCGGGCGGCAAGTTTGAGCCGACGCAGCGCATTCCCCGCGTTCAAGCCCTCGTTTCTCTTTCCAGTGGTTTAGAGCTAGAGTCACCCGCCAATACGGATAAGATGTTGGGCATGTATCAAGATGCCGCAGATATTCCTGACTATGCCAATCAGGGCATTAGTGCGGCGACGGCCAAGGGATTAGTGGTTAACCACCCAAACGTCAAATACCTCAACCCCAATCAGTCGGCAACGCGAGCCGATGTGGCGGCCTTTGTCTATCAGGCACTGGTGAAGCAGGGGCAACTGCAGCCGATTGCGGCAGGCAGTAAAACGGCGAACTATATCGTACAGGCCACGGCTCCCTCGCAGGCTGCGGCTCAACCCGAAAAGCCAGCGGCCAATCAGCCCGCAGGTTTGCTAGTAGCTCAAGGGACAGATATTGCGCTCAAGTACCCCGGTAATGCAGGCACCAAGATTGTGGTGGCTCCTGGCGAAACCTATGAAACCTCTTTATTGGTGGCGCAAGATATCACCAATGCCAACGGTCGGGTCTTGATCCCAGCCGACAGTCGAATCATGGGTCGGTTTGTGCCACAGAACATTAATGGCACGACTCCTGCAACCCAGTTTGTCGCCGATAAACTGATGGTAGGCAACAAGTCCTATCCGCTGAACGCGACTTCTAATCCTCAAGTTGCCGTCAATGAAACTGAGTTAAAGTCCACTGATCTGCGAACAGCGGTCACCAGCGCTGCGGCTCGAACGGCTGTGGAATCAGCTTTAGGGCGTCCAGTCAGTGTCGGCAATGTTCTTCAGAATGCTTTGGGCACTCAATCGCCTAGTACGGCCAACAACTCGGTCATTGTCATCGATCCAAATCAGTTGACGCTGACGACCCGCGCTGGGTTGCGAGTTACAGCTCAAAAGTAA
- a CDS encoding alpha/beta hydrolase, with product MQKMHVFYNKSVQSRFKIPHRFVLLIAILLICSVGCDANVLPSRDVASPLPAPPNPSHQDSATKSERQIDDTSWGGLNVEFAGVPLEQAERIIVLLHGYGAQGDDLVGLEKELEAGERAAFIYPAAPLALKSGGLAWTQFNGNGFESSYQQLLSFMNDLHNKYPDRSITVGGFSQGAMMASNLLAEESLQIEGMLLYSPYLALARPPHTGESLPKVFLAHGRSDKVLAFSESEKMRQTLQSKGYDVTWFPFDGGHTIPPSVISASNKFLRKM from the coding sequence ATGCAAAAGATGCATGTGTTCTATAACAAGTCAGTGCAAAGCCGATTTAAGATACCCCATCGGTTTGTGCTTCTCATTGCTATTCTTCTGATCTGCAGTGTTGGATGCGATGCCAATGTGCTTCCCTCCAGGGATGTGGCTTCCCCTTTGCCTGCTCCTCCCAATCCTTCGCATCAAGATTCCGCCACTAAATCAGAGCGTCAGATAGACGATACGTCTTGGGGCGGGCTGAATGTTGAATTTGCCGGTGTCCCTTTGGAACAAGCCGAGCGCATCATCGTTTTATTACATGGATACGGTGCGCAGGGTGATGATCTGGTTGGCTTAGAAAAGGAGCTTGAGGCCGGTGAGAGAGCCGCTTTTATTTATCCTGCTGCGCCCCTCGCGCTTAAATCAGGTGGCTTGGCTTGGACTCAATTCAATGGCAATGGGTTCGAATCGTCTTATCAACAGCTTCTATCGTTCATGAACGATCTGCACAACAAATATCCAGATCGCTCGATTACTGTAGGTGGCTTTTCACAAGGGGCCATGATGGCCAGCAATTTATTAGCCGAGGAGAGCCTGCAGATAGAGGGGATGCTACTTTACTCTCCTTACCTGGCCTTGGCTCGACCTCCTCATACGGGAGAATCCTTACCGAAGGTATTCTTGGCACATGGACGGTCTGACAAGGTGCTGGCGTTCTCTGAGAGTGAGAAAATGCGGCAGACTCTCCAGTCTAAAGGCTACGACGTGACTTGGTTCCCCTTTGATGGCGGGCATACCATTCCCCCCTCTGTCATCAGCGCCAGCAATAAGTTCCTACGCAAGATGTAG